A part of Drosophila ananassae strain 14024-0371.13 chromosome 2R, ASM1763931v2, whole genome shotgun sequence genomic DNA contains:
- the LOC6492922 gene encoding serine/threonine-protein phosphatase rdgC isoform X2, giving the protein MGCINLKKNNRPPSPPDLETTIRAAIFIQKWYRRHQARREMQRRCNWQIFQNLEYASEQDQAELYKFFNDLIKHMPQAAGRKNQNQGSTHVSILDEKDELVEEFGDIVNAKIELPIRKNHIDLLIDVFRKKRGNRLHPKYVALILREAAKSLKQLPNISPVSTAVSQQVTVCGDLHGKLDDLLVVLHKNGLPSSSNPYVFNGDFVDRGKRGLEVLLLLLSLYLAFPQAVFLNRGNHEDSVMNARYGFIREVESKYPRNHKRLLAFIDEVYRWLPLGSVLNSRVLIVHGGFSDSTSLDLIKSIDRGKYVSILRPPLTDGEPLDKTEWQQIFDIMWSDPQATMGCVPNTLRGAGVWFGPDVTENFLQKHRLSYVIRSHECKPNGHEFMHDNKVITIFSASNYYAIGSNKGAYIRLNNQLMPHFVQYISAASQTKRLSFKQRMGIVESSALKELAVRMRDHRDELEDEFRKCDPKDSGCISITNWCVVMEKVTKLGLPWRLLRDKLAPGTDSQKVSYYRTLDLLDTDVILEAEADGTSVMDALYANKASLVAIFNIIDADNSGEITLDEFETAIDLLVAHMPGAYSKAAMLEKCRMMDLNGDGKVDLNEFLEAFRLSDLHRKEQQDENIRRRSTGRPSLAKTGSDAVALLADKISKNTLVVEHDIDPTDCEAKVIDPKKS; this is encoded by the exons ATGGGTTgcataaatttgaaaaagaaTAACCGACCGCCCTCGCCACCAGACCTAGAGACAA CCATACGAGCGGCAATATTCATCCAGAAATGGTATCGCAGACATCAGGCTCGTCGCGAAATGCAGAGGCGTTGCAACTGGCAGATCTTCCAGAACCTGGAGTATGCCAGCGAACAGGACCAGGCTGAG CTATACAAATTTTTCAATGACCTCATTAAGCACATGCCCCAGGCGGCGGGCAGGAAGAATCAGAACCAAGGATCGACTCACG tttcaaTACTCGATGAAAAGGATGAGTTGGTGGAAGAGTTTGGGGATATTGTGAATGCCAAAATAGAGTTGCCAATAAGAAAGAATCATATCGATCTCTTGATTGATGTCTTCCGCAAGAAGAGA gGAAATCGATTACATCCAAAATATGTGGCTTTAATCCTACGCGAAGCTGCCAAATCCTTGAAGCAGCTGCCAAATATATCCCCAGTCTCCACGGCTGTTTCCCAGCAGGTGACTGTCTGTGGGGATCTCCATGGAAAATTAGATGATCTTCTTGTGGTGCTGCATAAG AACGGTCTTCCTTCCTCTTCCAATCCCTATGTGTTCAATGGGGATTTTGTGGACCGGGGAAAGCGGGGCCTTGAGGTCCTTTTATTGCTGCTTTCCCTCTATTTGGCTTTTCCTCAGGCTGTTTTCCTGAATCGGGGCAACCACGAGGATAGTGTTATGAATGCCCGCTATGGTTTTATTCGCGAGGTGGAGAGTAAATATCCT CGGAATCACAAACGTTTGTTGGCCTTTATCGATGAGGTCTACAGATGGCTGCCTTTGGGATCGGTTCTCAATAGCAGGGTTTTGATCGTTCATGGAGGTTTCTCGGACAGCACAAGTCTGGATTTAATAAAAAGTATTGATCGTGGCAAG TACGTCTCTATTCTACGGCCACCACTTACAGATGGAGAACCTTTGGATAAAACCGAATGGCAGCAG ATCTTTGACATTATGTGGAGCGATCCGCAGGCCACAATGGGCTGTGTCCCGAACACCCTGCGAGGGGCTGGCGTTTGGTTCGGTCCTGATGTGACCGAAAACTTCCTGCAGAAACATCGACTCAGCTACGTCATCCGATCCCATGAGTGCAAACCAAATGGCCATGAATTCATGCACGATAATAAG GTCATCACAATTTTTTCGGCCTCCAATTACTATGCCATTGGCTCCAACAAGGGCGCCTATATCCGTCTGAACAATCAGTTAATGCCCCACTTCGTACAGTATATATCGGCGGCATCGCAAACCAAGCGATTATCCTTCAAGCAGCGAATGGGAATTGTGGAGAGTTCGGCCCTCAAGGAGCTGGCCGTGCGTATGCGTGATCATCGGGACGAACTGGAGGACGAGTTCCGGAAGTGTGATCCCAAGGATAGTGGCTGCATATCCATTACGAACTGGTGTGTGGTAATGGAAAAGGTCACCAAGTTGGGGCTACCCTGGAGACTGCTACGCGACAAATTGGCTCCGGGAACGGATAGCCAGAAGGTCAGCTATTACAGGACCTTGGATCTATTGGATACGGATGTGATT cttGAAGCCGAGGCTGATGGTACTTCCGTGATGGACGCCTTGTATGCCAACAAGGCCAGCTTAGTGGCCATTTTTAATATCATAGATGCCGACAACTCTG GTGAAATAACCCTGGATGAGTTTGAAACTGCAATTGATTTGCTGGTGGCCCATATGCCGGGCGCCTATTCCAAGGCAGCCATGCTGGAGAAGTGTCGCATGATGGATCTAAACGGCGACGGGAAGGTGGATCTCAACGAATTCCTGGAGGCATTCCGGCTGAGCGATCTGCACAGAAAGGAGCAGCAGGACGAGAACATAAGAAGGCGATCCACGGGCAGGCCATCCCTAGCCAAGACAGGATCCGATGCCGTTGCCCTTTTGGCGGACAAGATATCTAAGAACACGCTAGTTGTGGAGCACGACATTGATCCCACGGACTGTGAGGCCAAAGTGATTGATCCGAAAAAGTCGTAA
- the LOC6492922 gene encoding serine/threonine-protein phosphatase rdgC isoform X3: MDENAIRAAIFIQKWYRRHQARREMQRRCNWQIFQNLEYASEQDQAELYKFFNDLIKHMPQAAGRKNQNQGSTHVSILDEKDELVEEFGDIVNAKIELPIRKNHIDLLIDVFRKKRGNRLHPKYVALILREAAKSLKQLPNISPVSTAVSQQVTVCGDLHGKLDDLLVVLHKNGLPSSSNPYVFNGDFVDRGKRGLEVLLLLLSLYLAFPQAVFLNRGNHEDSVMNARYGFIREVESKYPRNHKRLLAFIDEVYRWLPLGSVLNSRVLIVHGGFSDSTSLDLIKSIDRGKYVSILRPPLTDGEPLDKTEWQQIFDIMWSDPQATMGCVPNTLRGAGVWFGPDVTENFLQKHRLSYVIRSHECKPNGHEFMHDNKVITIFSASNYYAIGSNKGAYIRLNNQLMPHFVQYISAASQTKRLSFKQRMGIVESSALKELAVRMRDHRDELEDEFRKCDPKDSGCISITNWCVVMEKVTKLGLPWRLLRDKLAPGTDSQKVSYYRTLDLLDTDVILEAEADGTSVMDALYANKASLVAIFNIIDADNSGEITLDEFETAIDLLVAHMPGAYSKAAMLEKCRMMDLNGDGKVDLNEFLEAFRLSDLHRKEQQDENIRRRSTGRPSLAKTGSDAVALLADKISKNTLVVEHDIDPTDCEAKVIDPKKS; the protein is encoded by the exons ATGGATGAGAACG CCATACGAGCGGCAATATTCATCCAGAAATGGTATCGCAGACATCAGGCTCGTCGCGAAATGCAGAGGCGTTGCAACTGGCAGATCTTCCAGAACCTGGAGTATGCCAGCGAACAGGACCAGGCTGAG CTATACAAATTTTTCAATGACCTCATTAAGCACATGCCCCAGGCGGCGGGCAGGAAGAATCAGAACCAAGGATCGACTCACG tttcaaTACTCGATGAAAAGGATGAGTTGGTGGAAGAGTTTGGGGATATTGTGAATGCCAAAATAGAGTTGCCAATAAGAAAGAATCATATCGATCTCTTGATTGATGTCTTCCGCAAGAAGAGA gGAAATCGATTACATCCAAAATATGTGGCTTTAATCCTACGCGAAGCTGCCAAATCCTTGAAGCAGCTGCCAAATATATCCCCAGTCTCCACGGCTGTTTCCCAGCAGGTGACTGTCTGTGGGGATCTCCATGGAAAATTAGATGATCTTCTTGTGGTGCTGCATAAG AACGGTCTTCCTTCCTCTTCCAATCCCTATGTGTTCAATGGGGATTTTGTGGACCGGGGAAAGCGGGGCCTTGAGGTCCTTTTATTGCTGCTTTCCCTCTATTTGGCTTTTCCTCAGGCTGTTTTCCTGAATCGGGGCAACCACGAGGATAGTGTTATGAATGCCCGCTATGGTTTTATTCGCGAGGTGGAGAGTAAATATCCT CGGAATCACAAACGTTTGTTGGCCTTTATCGATGAGGTCTACAGATGGCTGCCTTTGGGATCGGTTCTCAATAGCAGGGTTTTGATCGTTCATGGAGGTTTCTCGGACAGCACAAGTCTGGATTTAATAAAAAGTATTGATCGTGGCAAG TACGTCTCTATTCTACGGCCACCACTTACAGATGGAGAACCTTTGGATAAAACCGAATGGCAGCAG ATCTTTGACATTATGTGGAGCGATCCGCAGGCCACAATGGGCTGTGTCCCGAACACCCTGCGAGGGGCTGGCGTTTGGTTCGGTCCTGATGTGACCGAAAACTTCCTGCAGAAACATCGACTCAGCTACGTCATCCGATCCCATGAGTGCAAACCAAATGGCCATGAATTCATGCACGATAATAAG GTCATCACAATTTTTTCGGCCTCCAATTACTATGCCATTGGCTCCAACAAGGGCGCCTATATCCGTCTGAACAATCAGTTAATGCCCCACTTCGTACAGTATATATCGGCGGCATCGCAAACCAAGCGATTATCCTTCAAGCAGCGAATGGGAATTGTGGAGAGTTCGGCCCTCAAGGAGCTGGCCGTGCGTATGCGTGATCATCGGGACGAACTGGAGGACGAGTTCCGGAAGTGTGATCCCAAGGATAGTGGCTGCATATCCATTACGAACTGGTGTGTGGTAATGGAAAAGGTCACCAAGTTGGGGCTACCCTGGAGACTGCTACGCGACAAATTGGCTCCGGGAACGGATAGCCAGAAGGTCAGCTATTACAGGACCTTGGATCTATTGGATACGGATGTGATT cttGAAGCCGAGGCTGATGGTACTTCCGTGATGGACGCCTTGTATGCCAACAAGGCCAGCTTAGTGGCCATTTTTAATATCATAGATGCCGACAACTCTG GTGAAATAACCCTGGATGAGTTTGAAACTGCAATTGATTTGCTGGTGGCCCATATGCCGGGCGCCTATTCCAAGGCAGCCATGCTGGAGAAGTGTCGCATGATGGATCTAAACGGCGACGGGAAGGTGGATCTCAACGAATTCCTGGAGGCATTCCGGCTGAGCGATCTGCACAGAAAGGAGCAGCAGGACGAGAACATAAGAAGGCGATCCACGGGCAGGCCATCCCTAGCCAAGACAGGATCCGATGCCGTTGCCCTTTTGGCGGACAAGATATCTAAGAACACGCTAGTTGTGGAGCACGACATTGATCCCACGGACTGTGAGGCCAAAGTGATTGATCCGAAAAAGTCGTAA